ACTCCCCCGAAGGTCCGGCACTGGGTAGTCCTTCCTCTACCCAATGGGACCTCTCGGAAAGCAGGCCACCTTAAGTTGGTGGAACTATCTTCGTCCGAAGTGAACCTCTTTAGCTGCATCACCCCACGTGTGGATCTCTATCGCGATACCGGCGAGAAGCCAAAACCGCGGATGTTTCAGGGGCAAGAAGTTCATGCTTTTCCGCAAACGCTGTGAACAGACCACGCGCAGTTTCTGCCTCTATCTCGCCACGAAGGGCTGCCTGACAGGCTTTAACGGCGACGGAATGGGCGGTGTCTCTGAGTGACACCGGCCACTCGGCCAGGTGTCGATAAGCATCCATCAAGGTACGAACTTCCGTCGGGAACCCCAAGCCGACAAGAATGGTAACTGGTTTACTGAACAGATCGGGTTTCATCTTTTTCTCCTTCCAACCCGTCATGTTGACGGGCGCCATCGCAATGGCGCCCTTGGACTTAGTGGACAAACTTAGAGATCAAGCCGCCCTTTGGGCTTCGATCTGTGCGGGAGCACCCGACGTCGTTGCAGGCGTGCTCTGAATCGAAATCTTCCGCGGTTTTAAAGCCTCTGGGATTTCGCGGACGAGCTCGATCGTAAGGAGACCGTTGCTGAGATCCGCCCCATTCACGCGGACATGATCAGCAAGTTCAAAACGGTGTTCAAACGGACGACCGGCGATGCCGCGATGCAGGTAGCCCTCCGTCGGAGATTCCTGCTTCTTGCCCGTGACGGTCAGCAAATTGGACTGGAAGGTGATGTCGAGCTCATCCTGAGCAAAGCCCGCTACCGCGATGGAGATCCGGTAGGTATCTTCGCCTGTTTTGAAGATGTCATAGGGCGGCCAGTCGTTGGACGTCCGGGTGCGCTGGGCGTTCTCCAGAAGATTGAATACCCGGTCGAAACCAACGCTCGAGCGGTAGAGAGGTGCGTAGTCGTAAGATGTTGCCATAGCCATATCCTCCTTGAAGCAACATGGGTACGGGAGTGCCAACAGCGGCGCTCCCGGCAATGCCAACCCTGTCTTAAGCGGCTGGCGGCAAACGATTTGGTTTTGGCGATTTTCCGATTCAAGATCTGCTGCGGAAAAAATTTATCGAATTCGCACTGTCCGGCTGTCAATGTACCGATCGACTGAGAATACGATGCGGATAAGCCGCCTTGAACTGCGAGATCATCGCGCAAGCTTGTTGCAATACCCGCTCGGTGGTTTCGGGAGTATCGCGTGCCAGTTCATCGGCGTTTAATCGGATGGCTTCCGCCATATTCGCAGACATCAATGCAAAACGCCCTTCACCGTAGACAAGGGCCTCCTGCGAGGCGGTCTCAAGCCATTGCGCGAAATCGACGATGATCTCTTCCCTCTCGGTGATGCTAGCGTCCTTGATGATCTTGATGTTTTCTTCCATTTGGTCTCACTCCATACAGACGTGGGAAAGCGACCGGACTCATCAAGCCCCGATCGCCGGGTGAGCTAGGAAGTGAAAATGTCCGATTCAAGCCTAGTGCAGCTTGAACTCACCATCGACACGCCGCATTCGTTGGGCCCGATCAGGCAGGCGCTGATGGCTGTAGTGGACAGAGTACAGAGGGCCATCGAGAGTCGCCTTCCAAAAGTTAAGGAACCTGTGCATCTCGGGAAATCAGGAGCCAGATCGTAGTCCTGCCAGACGTAGGTCTGGAGAACGGACTCAAAGTCCGGGATGCGGTAAAGGATATGCGCGGTGGTCAAGCCGTAGCCGCTCAATTGCCGTTCCAGATCCGATGAGAATTGCATGCTTCATCTCCGTTTCGTGACACGATAATGGTGATGAGAAACTTTGCCGCCATCAACATGTTTTCAAACGAAAATGTTATTTCCTGTTCCTTTACAACATGTTAGCATCAACCGTACCCGAGTGCTAATTTTTCGCATGCGCCCTCTTGAAATCGAAAAATCTCGAAAATAAATTTTGCCCGCGGACGCTCAAATGAGGTTCGCACCCGCCCGGACTGGTCATCCGGTCCGGCCTGGGTCTTCAACGTCATCATTTTTGCTCAACGGAGGAAAACATGTCGTTCCGACCGCTTCATGATCGCATTCTCGTCCGCCGGGTCGAATCCGAAGAAAAGACCAAAGGCGGTATCATCATCCCTGACACTGCCAAGGAAAAGCCCCAGGAAGGTGAAGTTGTCGCCGTCGGGCCTGGTGCGCGCAACGAGGCAGGCCAGATCCAGGCGCTGGACGTCAAGGCTGGCGACCGCATCCTGTTTGGCAAATGGTCAGGCACCGAAATCAAGATCAACGGCGAGGATCTATTGATCATGAAGGAAAGCGACGTTCTGGGCATTATCGAAGCCCAGGCCGAGCAGAAGCAGGCTGCTTAATCACGCGCCGCTCCCCCATCAGTCAAAAAAGCTGCCTATTGAAGGAGTGAACAAATGGCTGCAAAAGAAGTCAAATTCAACACCGATGCTCGCGAACGCATGCTGCGTGGGGTCGATGTTCTTGCCAATGCCGTGAAGGTCACGCTCGGCCCGAAGGGCCGCAATGTGGTCATCGACAAGTCGTTCGGCGCGCCGCGCATTACCAAAGACGGCGTTTCGGTCGCCAAGGAAATCGAACTCGAAGACAAGTTCGAAAACATGGGCGCCCAGATGCTGCGCGAAGTTGCGTCAAAGACCAACGATCTCGCCGGCGACGGTACTACCACCGCAACTGTTCTTGCCCAGGCGATCGTTAAAGAAGGCGCCAAGGCGGTTGCGTCGGGCATGAATCCGATGGATCTGAAGCGCGGCATCGATATCGCAGTGGATGCAGTCGTTAAAGAGCTGAAAGCGAACGCCCGCAAAATTACCAGCAATTCGGAAATCGCTCAGGTTGGAACGATTTCGGCCAATGGTGACGACGAGATTGGCAAGTATCTCGCTGAAGCGATGGAGAAGGTCGGCAATGAAGGTGTGATCACCGTCGAGGAAGCCAAGACTGCCGAGACCGAGCTGGAAGTCGTCGAAGGGATGCAGTTCGACCGGGGTTATCTGTCGCCCTACTTCGTTACCAATCAGGACAAGATGCGGGTCGAACTCGAGGAGCCTTACATTCTCATCCATGAGAAAAAGCTCTCCAATCTGCAGTCTTTGCTGCCGATACTCGAATCCGTGGTGAAGTCCGGCAAGCCGCTGCTGATCATCGCTGAAGACGTAGAAGGTGAAGCGCTCGCAACGCTCGTCGTCAACAAGTTGCGTGGTGGCCTGAAGATTGCCGCGGTTAAGGCTCCGGGCTTCGGCGATCGCCGCAAGGCGATGCTGGAAGACATCGCGATCCTAACCGGGGGCACCGTCATCTCCGAAGACGTCGGCATCAAGCTGGAGAACGTCACGTTGAACATACTCGGCCGCGCCAAGAAGGTCGCGATCGAGAAGGAAAACACGACCATCATCGATGGCGCCGGTTCCAAGGCCGAGATTGACGGCCGCGTGGCTCAGATCCGTGTTCAGATCGACGAGACGACATCCGACTACGACCGCGAAAAGCTGCAGGAGCGTCTTGCGAAGCTCGCAGGCGGTGTCGCCGTCATTCGCGTCGGCGGCTCGACCGAAGTCGAGGTGAAAGAGAAGAAGGACCGCGTCGATGACGCCCTTCATGCAACCCGCGCAGCCGTCGAGGAGGGTATCCTGCCCGGCGGGGGCGTGGCGCTCCTGCGGGCGGTGAAAGCGCTTGAGGGCCTGGCGACAGCGAACGACGATCAGCGCGTTGGTATCGAGATCGTTCGCCGGGCAATCGAGGCACCTGTGCGACAGATTGCTGAAAATGCCGGCGCCGAAGGTTCGATCGTCGTCGGAAAGCTCCGGGAAAAGACAGATCTGTCGTTTGGGTGGAACGCCCAAACGGGCGAATATGGTGATCTCTATGCCCAAGGTGTTATCGATCCGGCCAAGGTGGTTCGCACCGCCCTGCAGGATGCGGCCTCTGTCGCCGGCCTGCTGGTCACGACGGAAGCGATGATCGCCGAAAAGCCAAAGGATGCCGCTCCCGCCCTGCCCGCTGGTCCGGGCATGGACTTCTAGGTGAGCTTTGGCCTGCCCCAATTGTGGGGTAGGCTCATCCACTGTTGCCCACCCGCACCTAACAAGAGGCTCCGCTCGAATGCGGGGCTTCACTGTATTCACCGGTGCGGCGGCGCCTAAGCGAGCGTCGAACACATCTGGCGAAGCGCCATAACAGATGCGCACGGGTGAAGAGACACTTTAATGCCAAACGAGCTCCTACTGTGGAACCAATATGTGAGCTGTACATTATTGGGTGCTGCAAAATCAGGACTCCAAATGACAGATGATGCTCAGACCCGACAAGATGCCAGGGACGCAGGGAACCGTCTCGTTGCTGGTCACGCTTCTGAAGACCCGTTCGCGGCGGCATTCAAAGCCACGCGTATGCCGATGCTCATCACCGATCCGCGTCAACCTGACAATCCGATCATCTTCTGTAATACGGCTTTCTCCAAGCTGACTGGCTATTCCAACGAGGAGTTAATCGGAAAGAACTGCCGTCTCCTTCAGGGACCGAATACCGATCCGGAGGCTGTACAGAAGCTTCGCCAAGCCATTACAGCAGAGCAGGATCTGTCAATCGATATCCTCAATTACCGGAAGGATGGCTCGGAATTCTGGAACGCCCTTTTTGTCAGTCCGGTTCGCGATGCCTCGGGAACGGTGATCTATTTCTTTGCCTCGCAACTCGACTTCACAAATATCAAGAGCAAGGAAGCGGAACTCGCCCAAGCACGTCATACCGCCGAAGAGGAAGTAGCGTTGCGCACCGCGGATCTGACGGATGCCCTTCGCGCTAAAACGGCTCTGGTGCACGAGGTCGATCATAGGGTGAAAAACAACCTGCTGACGATTGCATCGATTGTGAAACTTCAAGCGCGTATGACTGAGAATGATGTCGTTGAGCGAACACTCATGTCAGTGCTCAATCGGGTCGAGGCTTTAAGCACGGTCCAGCGTAAGCTTCTTAACGACGAAGAGGTAGGGTATTTCGACGTCGCAGATTTCGCAAACACCCTGATGCTTGACAAGATAGGTGCGCTCAAGCGCTCGGATATTCAGCTGACGACGGATCTTCACGAAGTCGTCGTTCCAGCGACTAAGGCATCTCCCCTTGCCCTGATCATCAACGAACTCGTCGGCGACGCGATCCGCAGGGGTTTGAGCGATGGCGGTGGCGACATCCATCTCGAAATAAGGCGGCTTAACGGGCACTTTTTGATTCGGGTTGTCGACACTGTTTCGCCAGTGGAGGTGGACAAAGAGGAGGCTGCGTTCAGTCAGAAGATGCTGCAGGCCTGTCTCCTGCAACTTCGTGCCAAGATCGACCGCAAGATTACCGGTCACAAAACAGACGTCTGCGTCACCTTGTCCGTGAAGGACTGAAAGGATTTGCCTTGAATATTTTGATTGTCGAGGACGAAGTCCTGCTGGCGATGGAACTGGAAAGCGAAGTGGAGGACGCCGGTCATCATGTGGTCGGGACGGCTGCCGATAGCCGCGAAGCCATCGAACTTGCCGACGCGACCTCGCCGCAATTTGCTTTCGTCGATATCCAGTTGCTCGACGGCCCGACAGGTATCGATGTCGGCCGCTACCTTTCGGAAATAAAAATACCTTTCGTTTTTGTGTCCGGTAATCTCAAGCGTATCCCTGAAGACTTCGCCGGGGCACTCGGAGCCATCGAAAAGCCTTACACAATAAACGGGCTGCAGAATGCCATGCAATTTCTTCAAGGGGTTGTCGATGGAAGGCCGCCGTCGGCAGTTCCGCCGCCGAGCCTTGTCCTCTCACCCACCGTTCTTGCAGCACTTGCTGCATGATTATTCCGCGTTTGCGGTTAAGGAAACCCAGTGAGTACACCGTCAGAGCGCGTCGGCGCGGTTCGAGAGTCAGGTCTGCTTGAAGCTCCGGTTCAGTCGGAATTCCAGGACATCATCGAGGTCGTCAAAGCGGGGCTGAACTGTCCCGTGGCGCTTGTGTCGATCCTTGACGAAGATCGCCAGGTATTCATCGCTCACCTCGGTTTGCCGGAAAAATGGGCCGCGGCAGCTGAGACCCCCCTGACGCACTCGTTTTGCCAACATGTCGTGCGTGACAAACAACCTCTGATCATAGGTGACGCGACGATCCACGATCTTGTTCGGGATAATCTGGCGATTACGGATCTGGGCGTAATCTCTTACATGGGGGTTCCAGTCACATTGCCGGACGGAATGGTGATCGGGGCGCTGGCTGCGATCGATGGTGAGCCGCGCACGTGGACTCAGAGCGAGCTCGAACTGCTCAGTCGGATCGGAAAGGTGGTTTCGAACCAGATTGCCACTTTTCTCTCCGAGCGGCGATGGAGTTGGTTGTTTGAGCAGCTTGAGGAAGGCATTGTCGTTGGCTCAGTCGTTCGCGATACAGACGGCAAGATCGTCGACTGGCGATATGAAACGGTCAACCCCGCCTGGAGTAAACTGGTAGGCTATCCCGACCAACACGTTTCCGGCAGGACGATGCGTCAGATCTTTCCGAGTTTTGAGAAAGAGTGGATCTCCGACGTCGCCGATGTGTTCGGTACCGGCCAAAACAAGCGGTTTACCCGAAAAGTCGGTTCGCTTGGTCGCTGGTTTGATGGGTACGTGCAAGCGACAGGCCGCGACAAGTTTGTCATCATCTTTGTCGAGGTGACTGACCGCATGCGGGCACTGGAGGCACTTCAGGAAAGTGAGACAGAACTGCGGCTCATCGTCGAGGGCGCAAAAGACTATACAATTCTGACAGTCGATAACGAGCACCGCATCAGCAGCTGGTTTGGCGGGGCGCAGGAGACGTTTGGTTGGTCTGAAGCGGAGATGATCGGCCGGCCGTTCGCGGAGATCTTTACGGAGGAGGATCGAGCGGCAGACATTCCGGCTTTGGAAGTGCGCAAAGCCGCTACAGAAGGCGTCGCAGTTGATCGGCGATGGCATCAGACAGCGGACGGAGCTAAGGTGTTTCTCGACGGAACCCTTCGCCCGCTTCCAAGCCGCGGTGCCTCATCGATTTCAGGCTTTATCAAGGTCGCACGGAATGCGACGGCGCAAAAAGTTGCGGAAGACCGGCAACTGGCATTTCTGGAGCTGGGTGAGAAAATTCGCGAGCTACACGGTGTCACTGATGTGGCATTTGCCGCAGCCGAGATCATGGCGCGCAATCTGGCAGGCGCCACAAGGGCAGGCTACGGCGTTGTGGATCCGATTGCCGAGACCGTTGAAATGCTGCCAGACTGGCGGGCAGAAGGGGTTTCTACCGTCTCTGGCCTACACCAGTTTCGAAACTACGGGTCGTACATCGAGAATCTCAAGCTCGGCGAGACGGTTATTATCCCAGACGTGGCGAAAGATCCCCGAACGTCAGACTCGGCAAAGCTGTTTCATTCGATAGGAATATCCGTTCTCGTCAATGTCCCGATCATTGAGCACGGTGCGTTTGTTGGAGTGATGTTCGTTCACTACGACAGGCCCCATGACTTCACGACGGAAGAGCGCGATTTTGTCCGCACGATCGCTGATCGCACGCGCGAAGCCATCTCGAGGATCCGGGCCGAACAGGAACAGCAGGTTCTGAACCACGAGATCAGTCATCGCCTGAAGAACACGATGGCAATGGTCCAGGCGATTGCAACGCAGACCTTGCGGCCAGTGACAGATCGACGGCCAGTCGAGGCATTTACGAACCGTCTCCACGCGCTCTCCAAAGCGCATGAGGTTCTGCTGGGGCAGGATTGGTCTTCCGCGCGTATGGTGGCCGTCATTGATTCCGTTCTTCGTCAGCTGTCACTACCCGAGCGTTACTCGATGTCTGGTCCAGACCTGGAGCTTGGACCGCGCTCGGCTCTTTCGCTGGCTCTATTGATGCATGAACTTGGCACCAACGCCCTGAAATATGGGGCATGGTCGAACGATGCGGGCACGGTTACGGTTCGTTGGACAACGCAAGAGGGCAACGGAGACACTGCGCTTGTTCTTGACTGGAACGAGCACAATGGCCCCCCGCTTGTTGCTCCCTCGGGTAAAGGTTTTGGCTCAAAACTCATACGACTTGGATTGATGGGAACAGGCGGCGCAGAAATCAATTACTATCCGGATGGATTGCGAGTGACGATGCAAGCATTGGTTTCACAGCTGAGGCAATCATGATGATGGCTGAGATTACGAACAACGTTGCGATCATCCTGGTAGTCGAAGACGAACCGCTGTTGCGTCTGGCTGCCGTCGACCTCGTTGAAGCGGCAGGATATCAAACGCTTGCCGCGGCAGATGCGACAGAAGCCGTGGCCATTCTGGAGGAACGCGACGATATTCGCATTGTGTTTACTGACGTCGATATGCCGCGTGGCGTCGACGGCATGCGCCTTGCGGCCATCATTCGTGATAGGTGGCCGCCAATCAAGGTGATCGTGGTTTCGGGACATATCGAGGACCCTGGCTGGCGGATTCCTGCTGAAACGGTGTTTTTCGCCAAGCCGTACCGGGAAGATCAGATTGTCGAGGCTATCAGGCAGATGCTTCAATAAAAGGCATAATCCGATCAGAGGCAAGATTTGCCATTCACACAGGAGGCTAAGAGCATGTTCGTTAGCCACCCTGAAAGGGTTGTGCTGCGTGATGCACCGACACCCTGAACTGTTATGTTTGGCATCTCCGCCGTCGAAGCGATACAACTCATGCAGGTCATCGATCATTTCAATCTTCGTTCCTTCGACCTAAATCTTCTCGTCGCCTTCGATGCGATGATGGAAGAGATGAGTGTAACGCGCGCAGCACACACAACGATTGAAAATCCAGCAGCCCGCCATGAGCCATAACATAGGCACCCTTCGCACGCTGTTTCAGGATGCTGTTCATCCGTGTCGGGCAGCTGATGAAGCCGACGGCGCGGGCGCTCAATTTGTCTGGCCCGGTGCGGCAGGCTCTGCGACAGGCGCAAGCGGCGATGTTGATGGCGGATGCCTTCGATCCGGCGACCGAACGTCGAACATTCCGGCTGGGGCTTTCCAGCGAGGTGGAACTGCTATTGCTGCCCGATCTGACAGCGCGGTTGCGGGATGTCCCCCGGGTATTCGTATTCTGGCCCGAGATGGCGATGCGGCAGAAGTCGATGGGATGATGGATGCGGGCGTCATCGATCTGTCTGTAGGGTGCAGTTACCTGCCGGACTCACGGCACCATTGCGAACCGCTTTATCAATCCAGCGTATTGTGCTGTTTCAATCCGCAATTGCTAACGCTTACCAACCCGGTGAGCATGGATGACTATTTGGCCGCACAACTTGCGGTGATCTCGCAGACCGACAGCCTGCATGGCTGCGTCAAGGATGCTCTGAGCATGCGGGTGTAGAGCTGGAAGTGGTGGCG
The DNA window shown above is from Agrobacterium tumefaciens and carries:
- a CDS encoding DUF982 domain-containing protein; this encodes MKPDLFSKPVTILVGLGFPTEVRTLMDAYRHLAEWPVSLRDTAHSVAVKACQAALRGEIEAETARGLFTAFAEKHELLAPETSAVLASRRYRDRDPHVG
- a CDS encoding Hsp20 family protein codes for the protein MATSYDYAPLYRSSVGFDRVFNLLENAQRTRTSNDWPPYDIFKTGEDTYRISIAVAGFAQDELDITFQSNLLTVTGKKQESPTEGYLHRGIAGRPFEHRFELADHVRVNGADLSNGLLTIELVREIPEALKPRKISIQSTPATTSGAPAQIEAQRAA
- a CDS encoding co-chaperone GroES, which encodes MSFRPLHDRILVRRVESEEKTKGGIIIPDTAKEKPQEGEVVAVGPGARNEAGQIQALDVKAGDRILFGKWSGTEIKINGEDLLIMKESDVLGIIEAQAEQKQAA
- the groL gene encoding chaperonin GroEL (60 kDa chaperone family; promotes refolding of misfolded polypeptides especially under stressful conditions; forms two stacked rings of heptamers to form a barrel-shaped 14mer; ends can be capped by GroES; misfolded proteins enter the barrel where they are refolded when GroES binds), whose translation is MAAKEVKFNTDARERMLRGVDVLANAVKVTLGPKGRNVVIDKSFGAPRITKDGVSVAKEIELEDKFENMGAQMLREVASKTNDLAGDGTTTATVLAQAIVKEGAKAVASGMNPMDLKRGIDIAVDAVVKELKANARKITSNSEIAQVGTISANGDDEIGKYLAEAMEKVGNEGVITVEEAKTAETELEVVEGMQFDRGYLSPYFVTNQDKMRVELEEPYILIHEKKLSNLQSLLPILESVVKSGKPLLIIAEDVEGEALATLVVNKLRGGLKIAAVKAPGFGDRRKAMLEDIAILTGGTVISEDVGIKLENVTLNILGRAKKVAIEKENTTIIDGAGSKAEIDGRVAQIRVQIDETTSDYDREKLQERLAKLAGGVAVIRVGGSTEVEVKEKKDRVDDALHATRAAVEEGILPGGGVALLRAVKALEGLATANDDQRVGIEIVRRAIEAPVRQIAENAGAEGSIVVGKLREKTDLSFGWNAQTGEYGDLYAQGVIDPAKVVRTALQDAASVAGLLVTTEAMIAEKPKDAAPALPAGPGMDF
- a CDS encoding PAS domain-containing protein, with the protein product MTDDAQTRQDARDAGNRLVAGHASEDPFAAAFKATRMPMLITDPRQPDNPIIFCNTAFSKLTGYSNEELIGKNCRLLQGPNTDPEAVQKLRQAITAEQDLSIDILNYRKDGSEFWNALFVSPVRDASGTVIYFFASQLDFTNIKSKEAELAQARHTAEEEVALRTADLTDALRAKTALVHEVDHRVKNNLLTIASIVKLQARMTENDVVERTLMSVLNRVEALSTVQRKLLNDEEVGYFDVADFANTLMLDKIGALKRSDIQLTTDLHEVVVPATKASPLALIINELVGDAIRRGLSDGGGDIHLEIRRLNGHFLIRVVDTVSPVEVDKEEAAFSQKMLQACLLQLRAKIDRKITGHKTDVCVTLSVKD
- a CDS encoding response regulator — protein: MNILIVEDEVLLAMELESEVEDAGHHVVGTAADSREAIELADATSPQFAFVDIQLLDGPTGIDVGRYLSEIKIPFVFVSGNLKRIPEDFAGALGAIEKPYTINGLQNAMQFLQGVVDGRPPSAVPPPSLVLSPTVLAALAA
- a CDS encoding GAF domain-containing protein — translated: MSTPSERVGAVRESGLLEAPVQSEFQDIIEVVKAGLNCPVALVSILDEDRQVFIAHLGLPEKWAAAAETPLTHSFCQHVVRDKQPLIIGDATIHDLVRDNLAITDLGVISYMGVPVTLPDGMVIGALAAIDGEPRTWTQSELELLSRIGKVVSNQIATFLSERRWSWLFEQLEEGIVVGSVVRDTDGKIVDWRYETVNPAWSKLVGYPDQHVSGRTMRQIFPSFEKEWISDVADVFGTGQNKRFTRKVGSLGRWFDGYVQATGRDKFVIIFVEVTDRMRALEALQESETELRLIVEGAKDYTILTVDNEHRISSWFGGAQETFGWSEAEMIGRPFAEIFTEEDRAADIPALEVRKAATEGVAVDRRWHQTADGAKVFLDGTLRPLPSRGASSISGFIKVARNATAQKVAEDRQLAFLELGEKIRELHGVTDVAFAAAEIMARNLAGATRAGYGVVDPIAETVEMLPDWRAEGVSTVSGLHQFRNYGSYIENLKLGETVIIPDVAKDPRTSDSAKLFHSIGISVLVNVPIIEHGAFVGVMFVHYDRPHDFTTEERDFVRTIADRTREAISRIRAEQEQQVLNHEISHRLKNTMAMVQAIATQTLRPVTDRRPVEAFTNRLHALSKAHEVLLGQDWSSARMVAVIDSVLRQLSLPERYSMSGPDLELGPRSALSLALLMHELGTNALKYGAWSNDAGTVTVRWTTQEGNGDTALVLDWNEHNGPPLVAPSGKGFGSKLIRLGLMGTGGAEINYYPDGLRVTMQALVSQLRQS
- a CDS encoding response regulator is translated as MAEITNNVAIILVVEDEPLLRLAAVDLVEAAGYQTLAAADATEAVAILEERDDIRIVFTDVDMPRGVDGMRLAAIIRDRWPPIKVIVVSGHIEDPGWRIPAETVFFAKPYREDQIVEAIRQMLQ